In Streptomyces ambofaciens ATCC 23877, a single genomic region encodes these proteins:
- the sucC gene encoding ADP-forming succinate--CoA ligase subunit beta: MDLFEYQARDLFAKHDVPVLAGEVIDTPEAAREITERLGGKSVVKAQVKVGGRGKAGGVKLAASADEAVARATDILGMDIKGHTVHKVMIAETAPEIVEEYYVSFLLDRANRTFLSIASVEGGMEIEEVAATRPEAVAKTPIDAIDGVTPEKAREIVEAAKFPAEVADKVADILVKLWDTFIKEDALLVEVNPLAKVVSGDVIALDGKVSLDDNAEFRHPDFEALHDKAAANPLEAAAKEKNLNYVKLDGEVGIIGNGAGLVMSTLDVVAYAGEKHGNVKPANFLDIGGGASAQVMANGLEIILGDPDVRSVFVNVFGGITACDEVANGIVQALKLLEDRGEKVEKPLVVRLDGNNAELGRKILTDANHPLVQRVDTMDGAADKAAELAHAAK; the protein is encoded by the coding sequence GTGGACCTGTTCGAGTACCAGGCGAGGGACCTCTTCGCCAAGCACGATGTACCGGTGCTGGCCGGTGAAGTCATCGACACGCCTGAGGCGGCGCGCGAGATCACCGAGCGTCTGGGCGGCAAGTCCGTCGTCAAGGCGCAGGTGAAGGTCGGTGGTCGTGGCAAGGCCGGTGGCGTGAAGCTGGCCGCCTCCGCGGACGAGGCCGTCGCCCGGGCGACGGACATCCTCGGCATGGACATCAAGGGCCACACGGTCCACAAGGTGATGATCGCCGAGACCGCCCCCGAGATCGTCGAGGAGTACTACGTCTCCTTCCTCCTCGACCGTGCCAACCGCACCTTCCTCTCCATCGCCTCCGTCGAGGGCGGCATGGAGATCGAGGAGGTGGCGGCCACCCGTCCGGAGGCCGTCGCCAAGACCCCGATCGACGCGATCGACGGCGTGACGCCGGAGAAGGCGCGCGAGATCGTCGAGGCCGCGAAGTTCCCGGCCGAGGTCGCCGACAAGGTCGCCGACATCCTGGTCAAGCTGTGGGACACCTTCATCAAGGAGGACGCCCTCCTGGTCGAGGTCAACCCGCTGGCCAAGGTCGTCTCCGGCGACGTCATCGCCCTCGACGGCAAGGTGTCGCTCGACGACAACGCCGAGTTCCGACACCCCGACTTCGAGGCCCTCCACGACAAGGCCGCGGCCAACCCGCTCGAGGCCGCCGCCAAGGAGAAGAACCTCAACTACGTCAAGCTCGACGGCGAGGTCGGCATCATCGGCAACGGCGCGGGTCTCGTCATGAGCACCCTGGACGTCGTCGCGTACGCCGGTGAGAAGCACGGCAACGTGAAGCCCGCCAACTTCCTGGACATCGGTGGCGGTGCCTCCGCCCAGGTGATGGCGAACGGCCTGGAGATCATCCTCGGCGACCCGGACGTCCGCTCCGTGTTCGTCAACGTCTTCGGCGGCATCACCGCCTGCGACGAGGTCGCCAACGGCATCGTCCAGGCGCTGAAGCTCCTGGAGGACCGCGGCGAGAAGGTCGAGAAGCCGCTCGTCGTCCGCCTCGACGGCAACAACGCCGAGCTGGGCCGCAAGATCCTCACCGACGCCAACCACCCGCTGGTCCAGCGCGTCGACACCATGGACGGCGCGGCCGACAAGGCCGCCGAGCTGGCCCACGCCGCCAAGTAA
- the sucD gene encoding succinate--CoA ligase subunit alpha, which translates to MAIWLNKDSKVIVQGMTGATGMKHTKLMLGDGTEVVGGVNPRKAGTSVDFDGNEVPVFGTVKEAIEKTGANVSVIFVPEKFTKDAVVEAIDAEIPLAVVITEGIAVHDSAAFWSYAGKKGNKTRIIGPNCPGIITPGQSNVGIIPGDITKPGRIGLVSKSGTLTYQMMYELRDIGFSTAVGIGGDPIIGTTHIDALAAFEADPETDLIVMIGEIGGDAEERAAEYISKNVTKPVVGYVAGFTAPEGKTMGHAGAIVSGSSGTAQAKKEALEAAGVKVGKTPTETAKLARAILAG; encoded by the coding sequence ATGGCTATCTGGCTCAACAAGGACAGCAAGGTCATCGTCCAGGGCATGACCGGCGCCACCGGCATGAAGCACACCAAGCTCATGCTCGGTGACGGCACCGAGGTCGTGGGCGGCGTGAACCCGCGCAAGGCGGGCACCTCCGTGGACTTCGACGGCAACGAGGTACCGGTCTTCGGCACCGTCAAGGAGGCCATCGAGAAGACCGGCGCCAACGTCTCCGTCATCTTCGTGCCGGAGAAGTTCACCAAGGACGCCGTCGTCGAGGCCATCGACGCCGAGATCCCCCTGGCCGTCGTGATCACCGAGGGCATCGCCGTGCACGACTCGGCCGCCTTCTGGTCGTACGCCGGCAAGAAGGGCAACAAGACCCGGATCATCGGCCCGAACTGCCCCGGCATCATCACCCCGGGCCAGTCCAACGTCGGCATCATCCCGGGCGACATCACCAAGCCGGGCCGCATCGGCCTGGTCTCGAAGTCCGGCACGCTGACGTACCAGATGATGTACGAGCTGCGTGACATCGGCTTCTCGACCGCCGTCGGCATCGGTGGCGACCCGATCATCGGCACCACGCACATCGACGCGCTCGCCGCGTTCGAGGCCGACCCCGAGACCGACCTGATCGTCATGATCGGCGAGATCGGTGGCGACGCCGAGGAGCGGGCCGCCGAGTACATCTCGAAGAACGTGACCAAGCCGGTCGTCGGCTACGTCGCGGGCTTCACCGCGCCCGAGGGCAAGACCATGGGCCACGCCGGCGCCATCGTCTCCGGTTCCTCCGGCACCGCCCAGGCGAAGAAGGAGGCCCTGGAGGCCGCCGGCGTCAAGGTCGGCAAGACGCCGACCGAGACGGCGAAGCTCGCCCGGGCCATCCTCGCCGGCTGA